One region of Deinococcus koreensis genomic DNA includes:
- a CDS encoding helix-turn-helix domain-containing protein, whose product MSVTRWRLAEYLKQRGISAYALAKSTGTARPTTIYRLARPDHTPTRVDLPTLTMVIDGLRKLTGEDVQISDILEYVPDS is encoded by the coding sequence ATGTCGGTCACGAGGTGGCGTTTAGCGGAGTACTTAAAACAGCGGGGAATAAGTGCTTACGCGCTCGCGAAATCGACCGGAACAGCACGTCCAACCACGATTTACCGACTGGCACGACCAGATCACACACCAACCCGAGTAGATCTTCCTACCCTCACCATGGTCATCGACGGCCTGCGCAAACTCACCGGCGAGGACGTTCAGATCTCTGACATCCTCGAGTACGTTCCGGATAGCTGA